The following is a genomic window from Apis cerana isolate GH-2021 linkage group LG6, AcerK_1.0, whole genome shotgun sequence.
aaattttttttcaaaaaaatctcaaggaatatatattaatttcagtgtacaattcaaattcaatttcgtataatttattattaatgaattataaattattttaattaatttttaaatagcatttaaattttattttttaaatagcgattaaatagttaattcgtaattgtaaaataaaattattattttaaaattattatgttcttaatttttaaaattgtattttaacgaaaataattataattatattacatacaaaaataatgaaaatattataattaaatactaataaattaaaacaatttttaatttttaatataaataatttgtcatggaatatttaaattatataataaatttataacgataaatatttgaagatggcgctgaaaaattggaaataaaaattaaataatataaatcacaaatttaaaaaaaaataaaattaataaatacttatttaaaatataaaataattgcaaatatttattttaataaaaatgtcaataaataaattggaaaattataaaaaaatatttaatatcgatgtGAAGTTTGACAACTTATTTTATTGgcgaattttcatattaatattcatcgtCACTATAAGCAGCGATTTCATGTAACTTTTATTCAGTGCCAATAATAgtgaaaaacgaaataaagccGTTTGCAAAGTGAATTTCGACTAGTATGCATTTTTGTAATAGAATcgcaaaatattaagaaaaattgctATGTAACTAAATTACTTTCACtatgttacatttattttatatcgtactttgagaaaatgtttataatcttATCGCTTCGTTGTAAATATGTAACATTGAATTGTTTATGAATGTTGCTTCAGGTAGATTATTACTTTTGATTTCAAACGTTATATTATcatacgatattatatataattttacatgtcAATTTCCACTTGTACAAcctatgtttattaaaaacatttcttcgataaagtttgttacaatatattttctagttTATAACGATGTGTATTAACCAGTGAACGATTAACTTCATTACGACGTGTCAGTAGTTAACAAAATGGTCTTGCAATACGTTaacattaacatattttatatatattaatatattttatatattaacgttaacatattttaatcaaataatatcaatgcTATTCaacatagtaaaaaaaaatatttagatatattttttcgatacatttttgaaatttattattatcattttactataaaaatagaaacaaatatattatataaaaaaaatgtctgaaaaggtaattaaatcaaaaacaattttaatgtataataaaatatagtgtgtgtgtgtgtatacataatatatatatatatatatataatgatattatgcaatatcattcaaaatttattgcaagTTGTACCAgtgatgtaattattaattattaataattaatctatatatatatacatttatgttataaatattatcatatattaatatatgtttaagttatcgaataaattgatatgtattatttttttataaacattgacATTTGTTTTTTCAGGTATAACATAGCGatgcaatattgaaaatcttattttattgagACAAAATGTCAGATAACAATTTACCACATATTTCATACGGACTCGATTCACCTGGTAGAATAGTACGCATAGAATCTAGTATCACAAGGCCTACTATCGGTCGTCTTCCAAGTATAGAAGAAACATTAAGAAGACTTAGCACAAATCTAAGATCAGAAAGACAAATTAACGAATCAAATAGCGGTggtaataaattaagaaattgattaattatatatataataataattgcttttttattaaatgtatgtatataatttccttaaatattttcttaaatattacaatatatataaataaaaatatatataacaaaaactgataagttaatatttataatttgtatataattagttttagaaaaattatttatatattatattaatataactaatatctgtatattaatattaatataataatattatttgttaaaagttattgattaatattcttgATTAAAGACATATCTGATGTTCAACCTCCAGCAATTGTATCAGATGAGGAACCTTTACCTATTGTATTATCAGACTCTATAAATAAAGCACAACCAAATGATGCAATCGATGGGGCATCTTCTCTAAATCAACCAGATGTTAATGCACCAGTAATAAATACAGAAGATgagtatgtatattaatataaattatatttttatataacagatAACATTtcgatatatgttttttaataaaatatttttttaatatatagtaaaagaTATTGTTGGGTATGTTTTGCAACGGATGAAGATGATGCAACTGCTTCATGGGTAAAACCGTGTCATTGTCGTGGTACAACAAAATGGGTTCATCAAGGATGTATTCAAAGATGGGttgatgaaaaacaaaaaggacGTGCAGGTGCACATGTAGCATGTCCACAGTGTAATACCGAATATATTATCGTATATCCAAATATGGgttagtaatttatatatatttaagtatcatttgattttttatatgtaattatagttactatattatatcattgtaaatatatatatttattttatgtgtatatatattagttattttatgtatgtatatatatattatattattatgtgtatatatatatatatatatatatatatatatatttattatattgtatatattatcatatagatatatccataagaaagaatattggaaaaaattgaaattataaaaaaatgttcttaCAATTGttcaatataaagaaaacttatatgataataatttttccatagatcgttattttttataaagatacttTAAGCTGTCAAAAATCAtagtttaagaaataatttgaaatttataaagcttattatatggaatataaaaaacatgaaataatatttacttgttCATGTTTTTCATatctattttacaaaattcaaattaaaatatttcctaaattagacttttcaatataaatagtttttttgtatcaagatattttttgaaagtatatacttatttcgattaatgtttgattaaaaatatatatcatcataTGATTTTCAtgcattcaattataataaaactttaaatcataatatatttctttataattaattttttttataatttaaattttttattccatatatatatatattattacaggaCCGTTAGTAGTCGTATTGGATACTATCGATGGAGTAATTTTCCGGATTTGTCCATTTATCGCAGCTAGTATACTTGCCGCATCTATATACTGGACAGCTGTAACATATGGTGCAGTAACTGTAATGCAAGTAGTCGGTCATAAAGATGGTTTAGCTATGATGGAACAAGCTGATCCTTTGGTATTACTAGTTGGTCTGCCAactattccaataatattaattttgggGAAAATGCTAAGATGGGAAGATCTTGCACTTAGTCTCTTAAGAAGACACGCATGTAAGGTTCCTATTTTGAGGCATTTCTTGCCCAGTAGgtatgtacaaaaatttatacgaaaatttgaaaatttgaaaaaaattatacattttatataatgatgttattttagttattctGACGATAGAACACAATCCGAAGATGTACCACCTATGAGCGATCCAATATCAGCAACTCGTATTCTTTGTGGTGCACTTCTATTACCTAGTATCGCTAGTATATgtgggaaaatattttttgaaagtatACATTCTAACTTTCAAAGAACATTATTCGTATGtactaaatatatctattatatcaattaaataattatattaaattttagattagaaaattaattcatttttacagGGAGGTATAGcatttatagtaataaaagGTGCATTCAAGATTTATCATAAACAGCAACAATACGTAAGACAATGTCAACGTCGTATAATGGattatacagaaaataatgTTGCATTATATAGAAGACAACAAAATTCTGAAACTAATCAGACAAGTTAAATTGaaacattcaaaatattcttaagGAATAtcctaataataaaacaatatatttcagtttAGAAAAACTAAACATCATAGCGtacttttatcataaaaacaaTGTCCAGTGTATTACTTTTACGTAACAATATAAGTTTATGAGTACTTTAATCAGGTCTAacgatacataaatttatacatctaTATTACTCGATGCGTGTGCGCATGCTACACATacataataatcgaaaattaccatttatataaatataattaacgaattattatttgttcgtaaagaaatattcgatcgaaaaataagaaaatgtttatctttcaaatttaattattaaaaaagtttaattatttaaaaaatacgataacAACGTCCATTTATCTTTtctcgtataataaataagaattaagatACATCGATATTCTTAAttcgattcaaattttctttattcgaaacaagtatacgaagaaaaaatgtcattcatcataaatttatagttcattaataacaaaaattgtattttttacgaACCAAACACGGCACAAGTTTTCCGtgcatcgataaaaatagacaAGATACATTTTTAGCaattattcacatttttactattaatgtAAAAAGGAATACAAtctttagaaaagaaatttatttctattatagatAAGTTTTGAATTAggatatcgaattatatattaatatatgtcaaataaaaaagttttgaaataaaaccttattttatgtaaatgttttattcgctgtaaatataagaaattccagtaaatattaatttaaattatgtttttataccTAAACAAAAAAtgtcaataatttaaagtatatcatagtaatttaaaatcgaaacaaGCGTGCCAAATAATTgtcgaacaaaaataaaaagcgaataaattaattagctCAACTCATTCGTTCCAATCCGATAACTTATCGATGGTATACAGTTAATGCGGCACGATAACTCTATGCTTTCTACGATTGACAATTGTTTTtcgtacaattattaataaagccgaaacaaaaagaaaaaaattatgtaatcacCTCAAGAATCATCGATTAaactttatcaattaatttctgGGACaccttatatattaaaatcgatatatacTGATTCAtcgcttataattttttaaatattataattaaataattaatatttaaattaatatttaaatttaaatttaattaaaaagaaaattaataaaatataataaatatataacaaatatatgaaataaaaacaaaatattttaagaaaagatcATACAAGATACattcatcatatttttatagaaaaattatatcgctTAAGTACAATATACAGTATCCcagattttttcaataaaactttgcaaatacgtatatatattgcgaatactataaataaaaataatgatataaataatgatataataataataaaaaatatgaaatataaatatttgattaaaaaattaaaacaaaaatataaaacgataatgaattagttttttttcgatataaaaatatacttcaacaaatatcaaaaataatatttatgtaagtttttatagataatagataacgATGATTTCTATatacgaaacaaaaaattaattcatcgtcattttatatttttattacaattttttaacaaagtatttataattttaaatctctatATCTatgtaacatttcttttttatcgttactCATAAATATCGGCGAGGTTTCgccaaaaaaattgaaatattccgtgtatatttcagaaatgttaatttttgaaaaaatatcgataaaacaaCTATTAATCATATACCAAAacgtaatgtatattttttttataatagaaacgatgaatttattttttaaatatgcgatataaataaatatcacattttttatacaaataaaatttttgtttttatttataactattatatgcTTTTTTTATCACCCATTACGTATAAAGTACGGtagtatataatacatttttcgtttatatctttatatatcgacaaaataataaacataatataattacaataatgctCACGGGAGCGTCCGCAAAGAATCTTATTTAGGAGATATTATCGCgaatagatatttcaaaaatttaagcgAGCATAGAAGAAAACGTAAGAATATGAaacttaatacaataaaaatcgaCATTCGACACaaacatattataacaataataatattataaaattagatagtATATATAGTTGATAGCAGATGCTCTTGCAAGCATTAATGTATCTCGCATTTGTGATTTTGTACAGATAACTTTTTTTGTAcacaaaaatcaaattctttagaaattatatttaatttcaatataaacttaataataaataaaaataaaccaatatcataaaatataaaattttcatatctatttatatgaaattcacTTAAATAATACGTACGTATTCATATACTTGTATATCCgcaaaaaaatacaagagaTAAACAtcgtatattcaattaaaattgaacattcttaaaaatttataatacaatcgtAGTcgtaaattaatacaataaaatgcaaaatttcttaacaaatagaacaaaaaatatttttcagtacTTGAGGTCACATTAAAGGTGGTCCCGTATATTTAAGACTTCCAGAATAGAAATCCGGTGGACCTTCGATTACCACCAATTTAACTTCTTCGACTATATCTGGTGAATCCGTACATAACTCGGAACTACCAAcagttttgaaaaatgtacATGGTCTTGGACCCTTTCCAGATTCATCCACATCATATGGCGGACTAAGTATATCCAAAAATGCAGCAGGTCCTTCAATACATGTAATttcatgcaaatttttatctctcggTGTAAGAGTACAAGCAGGTGAATTACTATGTAAAGATATCGGTTTATGTCCAAATGCCacaatttcttcatttaatcTAATCGTACGATCCTCATTTGcttttaaagtataattatttacttgaaCCACACCACTGATtacctatattttaaaagaaaataaaaaaatattaattttatacagaatacataaaaaaattttttaaaaattatatgacatTACAAACCTTTAAAAATCCATACATTCCAGGATGATCATGAATCGGCATCGTAAATCCgtgtttcaatataaaaattgaaatagcaaaatctttgttttcaaatatatcgattacCCACATCGGTGCATGTTGCACTTGAATAAAATCAAGGAtttgtttattcaaatttacatCTTCGGccgtaattttattcattaaatatcgcaatttgtcaaaatttttttgacaaaGTTTAAATCCTACGTTACTTCGTTCTTCAAACGTATTTAACGCTTGTTTCCATAACGTTTTAATCGCTGCCgtcatgtttatttattttctaatattatttctatgaatTTACCTTTcgtaaatcatattaatatatcaataatatatttaaaaatataaataaatttaacatcgctacgaataaataatacgtaaCCTTAACGATCATAACgttgaaagtttaaaatttgacattaaaaataaaaaaaaatattgatcgttcgaaataaataaatattttaataaataccattcgattattacgtataaattattttcgtcgTTGTCAAAAGTTATTTCGTATTTAGAGGTTAAACGAATTGCACGTTTATTTTTCGTTCTGTATCGTTTCTtactttttgataattatttctccataattctttataaaaggatatacgttattaattttattctcttatcAATCCAAtcgttaaagatattatacatTCGATATCAAACTTTGCTAGAAATATACGATTCGATCTAATACAGacgatattataaacataagtGAAATTTCgacatttaataaaagtcaCTAGTACATttagtgatttttattttttatattaaaaacttatattaaaataatttatattaattgatatattaatctaGATAGTAAATTagtcttatttaaataaataaatttttttaggtttttaatgatatgtaattataaaaatgttttttcatatatatatatatatatatatatatatatatatatatatataatttatgatatattttttaaataatatttttattttatttgtttgaatatatacatatacacgcatccatattcgataatatatatatacatatatacacatatacatataacaatatatatataaacattcaagcaaaatattgaaatattcacaaattttataataaatcaaacaaaTGGCGTTATCTGTATATGACGTCAATATATCAATCAATAgtcgattttatcgaaatattttaaaattatgtaacaaATTGAACAAATGACATTATCGTAGTGTCAAAGAACTAATTCATATATGAAATcagtaatatcgataattcttttcaatcaactattttaaatcaattagggcattttaaattaaatgttaatttaattcattcgatatatacacacatcaagaacaagatatatatatatacatacaaacgTGTTACCGACATcatacaagaaatatataaatatatatatatgtatatatgatatataatgcgCGCACACGTatgaatatcgaaatattaacaaataatatatattatttatatatatattaaatagaacaaataacaccatttataaaaatatcgaaaaattaatcgaaagaaaaggaacaaGTGATGCCATTTGTATGAATATCGAGAactaatagatatataaaatcgataagaTCAAGATAAATGATTCCAATCGATAATTCTTTCTAATTACGTAtcttaaattagatattttaaattaaatattatttaatttatattattacttatttatattattaatttcattcaatttcggaaagtaatcaatttttaataaattaatttatttagtttaattaattaaatatatatatacgcattcaatttatatatatatacatacacacacattcgatcaatatataaataaataattaaaatggataaatcatccattttaaaatttatcaatattttattcctttctttcaaTTCGCTCTTTTCATTATGCACTGACAATGTCATACCGTTCGGCGCTCGACATCTTTCTCGCCATTAAGCTAATATTTCGCCGcgatcaatcaatttttattattcagcgtgttctgaaaataaatataaaaataaatatttatcatttaattaattttaattttcgcgcGTTTGTTAATGTATTACTGTATTACTGTATTACTAATgtaaattagtttaatttatacatattaacgattaatcaattaatttaatcatatacatatacgaacaaaaaaaaagatatccatattcgattgatatatatatatatatatatatatggatatatatataatatggaatatggatatatatataaaataaataaaaacgcatttaattgatatacatatacatacgcAATACATAGAAGGAATACacatttaatcgatatatcgatacaatgatatacaaaatattaatattatatacacattatattatacacacatatatttacacattAATATCATGTATTCAATCAATAGGTttgaatgttatatataaagaaaaataaatttttataataatctaaattttgaattgcTGTATTTTCGAAGATAATTGCGATGCGTGAGGTGGCGCAACCCACTTGGCGGAAACATCACTTTTTGAACCACATTTCAATCATTACTCTATATATAAagactatgtatatatacattcgatcgatatatataaatgtatataaataagtaattatcgataatccattattattttaaaaatctgtcaatgtttctatttatccttttttcttcacaCTCACTTCTTTATGTGCCAACTCTTCTCTAATTTACCGTTCAATGGTCGACGCTAAAAACACTTGACATCTTTCGCACCATTAAGCTAATATCTCGTCGCGAAAGTAACTACAATcacattttaaatgttaagcatactccaaaaataaaaaatataaatcgattcaCTTACTTTCATTCGTAGgcgtaattgaattaatttgcgtacgttaaatatttaattaacttaattactttttcatttattatttttaattattttaacatatttgtttccaataatttaattattttgaatttctctCTGAAGTCATTTCAATTAGTTCAAATTATTCgccatatttaatatatttattttaatcaattcatctcgattagtttaattattttaattcacataactaatttaattcatacttgattattctattgatttatttactcgaattattcattttaattaatttaattaattcgatttagaCATTTTTATCCGTTAAGCGTatgcttataaaaaaaatatcccaaGACAAGTATTAACGGAAGGTACTTCAGGACAAGATTGAAGATAtgcctataaaaaaaaaatatcttgagaTTAGTATTAACGAAAGGTATTTCGGACCGACTTATACACATGGATTAGATTTtcattactttaattaattattttacatcaaTTCATTCgtcataataatcaaattagtttaatttatacgcATCAATTAGTCGATTAATCTTATTCGAttaatcatatacatatacgaataaagaaaaatatatccatattCGATTGATATGAATATTCGCatgtatatatcgatatataaatatacatataaaaaaaaatatttaatcgatatagatatatacacatatatgattgatatagatatatatacatatatataaacagataCGCATCTGTATTcgactaattatatattacatacacGTAcacgcgatatatatatatatatatatatatatatataataccgaTGCATACGATTTTGCAAGATGATTGCAAATGAGAAACATCGCCCTTCGAAATGtacttttatttgttattctacacatataagaatattatatacgaacgtatatacatacaaacaCACATTCGATCAATATACAAATGAtatgaagaagaataaaaaataattatgaataataaatcatccGTTTTAAAATCATACCTTTACTTACTTCGATCTTTTCTCTTCGCTCGCTTCTTTGATGCATCGACGATCTATTATCGTTCGACACTCGAAACTCGATATTTTCCGCACCATTGAATTAATACATCGCCGTAAAAGAGAGCACAATTCGATTTTAGACGCTAAGCGTGcttcgaaaagaaatattgatccAGACTTAGtactttcattaatttatgctCATTCATCGATctaattaacttaattaattaattttaattaactcgattcgattaatttaattactttaatttttatgtatctgACAACGTAATTAATTCAtgaacataattaatatagttaatataattaatttaatttatgtgttaattatcatgattattttaattatttttataatacgttttaatagttgaattttatattatttatatccattaattatcattatttggaATTACTTGAACCATTcatttaattccaattaatccaattcttgattaattaatttctagaattaGGTTTTATAGGTTAGGGACAtcctgataaaaaaatatcctgaAACTGGTATTAATGAATGGTGTTACGAAACTAGATTAAATTTGGTCGTCTTcgactaatatatataagtaatataaataattttcgataaatactttttatttcagaattatatttcttaatttcctttaattagaaaaaataaacttattcttatttattttcctttatttggatctttttattcattttttctttttgcttatACTTTGATTATGCGCCGACACATTTCTCCTGTTACGCATTCGCATAACATCCGACACCCGATATCTTTCTGGGCCATTAAACGAATGTCTTGCCGGCCCATTTTCTATACCGGGAACAAATATCAGTAACAAATCTGAATAATCTTCCCTATCTATCCTCCGCCAGCGCCATATTCCAATACATAACCAAATCATTTAGAACGCGTGGATAATTaagacgaataattaattaaactaattaatatttaattttaagatttaatttaaaatagataatcaaaaaaaaaaaaatattgataaacgaTCGATCAACTGGAATAAACAATTGGAGTCATCTGTTATCAAATTGACTGATTCCTCGACTTGCGTAGAAATGGCATCGCTTATTCGTTCCTATCGAATTATGAAActcataaattcaatatttattcgcccgtatttaaaaataattaaatgttattaaaaaataataataataataagaacaagaagaataataacaataaaaaagtataattaat
Proteins encoded in this region:
- the LOC107993528 gene encoding E3 ubiquitin-protein ligase MARCHF5 isoform X2, whose translation is MSDNNLPHISYGLDSPGRIVRIESSITRPTIGRLPSIEETLRRLSTNLRSERQINESNSGAIVSDEEPLPIVLSDSINKAQPNDAIDGASSLNQPDVNAPVINTEDDKRYCWVCFATDEDDATASWVKPCHCRGTTKWVHQGCIQRWVDEKQKGRAGAHVACPQCNTEYIIVYPNMGPLVVVLDTIDGVIFRICPFIAASILAASIYWTAVTYGAVTVMQVVGHKDGLAMMEQADPLVLLVGLPTIPIILILGKMLRWEDLALSLLRRHACKVPILRHFLPSSYSDDRTQSEDVPPMSDPISATRILCGALLLPSIASICGKIFFESIHSNFQRTLFGGIAFIVIKGAFKIYHKQQQYVRQCQRRIMDYTENNVALYRRQQNSETNQTS
- the LOC107993528 gene encoding E3 ubiquitin-protein ligase MARCHF5 isoform X1 — encoded protein: MSDNNLPHISYGLDSPGRIVRIESSITRPTIGRLPSIEETLRRLSTNLRSERQINESNSGDISDVQPPAIVSDEEPLPIVLSDSINKAQPNDAIDGASSLNQPDVNAPVINTEDDKRYCWVCFATDEDDATASWVKPCHCRGTTKWVHQGCIQRWVDEKQKGRAGAHVACPQCNTEYIIVYPNMGPLVVVLDTIDGVIFRICPFIAASILAASIYWTAVTYGAVTVMQVVGHKDGLAMMEQADPLVLLVGLPTIPIILILGKMLRWEDLALSLLRRHACKVPILRHFLPSSYSDDRTQSEDVPPMSDPISATRILCGALLLPSIASICGKIFFESIHSNFQRTLFGGIAFIVIKGAFKIYHKQQQYVRQCQRRIMDYTENNVALYRRQQNSETNQTS
- the LOC107993536 gene encoding 2-aminoethanethiol dioxygenase, encoding MTAAIKTLWKQALNTFEERSNVGFKLCQKNFDKLRYLMNKITAEDVNLNKQILDFIQVQHAPMWVIDIFENKDFAISIFILKHGFTMPIHDHPGMYGFLKVISGVVQVNNYTLKANEDRTIRLNEEIVAFGHKPISLHSNSPACTLTPRDKNLHEITCIEGPAAFLDILSPPYDVDESGKGPRPCTFFKTVGSSELCTDSPDIVEEVKLVVIEGPPDFYSGSLKYTGPPLM